The following proteins are encoded in a genomic region of Sorangiineae bacterium MSr12523:
- a CDS encoding ATP-binding cassette domain-containing protein codes for MNQRAGRSLFVPEVIQTSLTDCGPAALKAVLHGFGVDVNYEWLRSRCQTDVDGTSMDALAALGRELGLVTSEILISRDSLLLPEADCLPAIVPTRSAGGATHFLVLWRTLGPYVQVMDPAGGRRWMRAATLLESISLYRFPMSTEKWKRWVRTPDATRPLEARMSRIGLKRSRRRHLLEPVFALPRWGAFARLDAAVRMVTALVQGGAIRPGPEAAAMVELLVAQSRQGRAYEAIPKDFWWASPGNAPDQLELHGVVFVHFDLPRRRSALIARSWPPSTPEVSVEGSGNHRAWAPMRPRRKHDDDPTRRALPSSIDDELGQAKVFPLQLLVRAVRFDAPWAMALLAIAGVLASAVALVDVALLRGILDIATYLSLSYQRVAGVVMLLAFTLGAMALEYYVGTLLARVGRGLEARLRVAILEKLPRFEDAYLRSRPTSDMASRAHALHMIRQGPPLASRIVTVVASYLATLTTFVWLEPSSLGLAVAAVLVGVGLPYVMRKPLSEKVARLWTHTSALDRFYLDALKGAVPLRAHTAEAGLRREHESLLVEWARTARGVLEQSTWTRGAQALAGTSIVVALVTAYVASGGTPARLLLITFFALRLPSLGEELSGQLLGSHETLNAAHRMFAPLAGKEAESSEQARPRQSPDSNSGVALAMHNVTVCATGHDLLRRINLTIRPGEHVAIVGASGAGKSSLIAVLLGWLSAKEGAVLVDGDSLQPSTLRRSTVWVDPQVALWNRSLLDNITYGAPADALGGAGKAIGAAELRDVLERLPDGLQTRLGEGGSRLSGGEGQRVRIGRALVRENVRLVLLDEAFRGLERPRRRALVQRARAAWPHATMLVVSHDVSDTLDFDRVILMDSGAIAEEGCPAELLSAPTRYRALALADRTARANLLSGTVWKRLRLEGGRLRAAAEESVER; via the coding sequence ATGAATCAACGCGCGGGGCGTTCCCTTTTCGTTCCCGAGGTGATTCAGACTTCGTTGACCGATTGCGGTCCTGCCGCGCTGAAGGCGGTGCTGCACGGTTTCGGCGTCGACGTAAACTACGAGTGGCTTCGGTCACGGTGCCAGACCGACGTCGACGGTACGTCCATGGACGCACTCGCGGCGCTCGGTCGCGAGCTAGGCCTCGTCACCTCCGAGATTCTTATCTCCCGCGACAGCCTTCTGTTGCCCGAGGCGGACTGCCTGCCGGCGATCGTCCCAACGCGCAGCGCGGGCGGTGCAACGCATTTTCTCGTTCTCTGGCGCACACTGGGCCCGTACGTGCAGGTCATGGATCCCGCCGGGGGAAGGCGCTGGATGAGAGCAGCCACGTTGCTCGAGAGCATCTCGCTCTATCGCTTTCCGATGTCGACGGAGAAATGGAAGCGTTGGGTCCGAACCCCCGACGCGACACGCCCCCTGGAAGCGCGAATGTCGCGCATCGGCCTCAAGCGTTCCCGACGCCGGCATCTACTCGAACCCGTGTTTGCCTTGCCTCGATGGGGAGCGTTTGCTCGATTGGACGCTGCGGTCCGGATGGTGACCGCGCTGGTCCAGGGAGGAGCGATTCGCCCCGGACCTGAGGCCGCGGCAATGGTGGAGTTGCTCGTCGCCCAATCGCGCCAGGGCCGCGCATACGAGGCTATTCCAAAGGACTTCTGGTGGGCGAGCCCTGGGAATGCCCCGGATCAACTTGAGCTGCACGGTGTCGTCTTCGTGCACTTTGATCTCCCGCGCCGGAGGTCGGCTCTCATCGCGCGCTCCTGGCCGCCGAGCACGCCGGAGGTATCGGTTGAAGGGTCGGGCAATCATCGGGCGTGGGCCCCAATGAGGCCGCGGCGGAAACACGACGACGATCCCACACGCAGGGCTCTTCCGAGCAGCATTGACGACGAGCTTGGGCAAGCGAAGGTCTTCCCCCTGCAGCTCCTCGTGCGCGCCGTCCGTTTTGATGCGCCATGGGCGATGGCGCTCCTCGCCATCGCCGGTGTGCTCGCGAGCGCAGTGGCCCTTGTCGACGTTGCGCTCTTGCGGGGCATCTTGGATATCGCGACCTACTTGTCGCTGTCCTACCAGCGCGTAGCGGGAGTCGTCATGCTCCTCGCTTTCACGCTAGGAGCGATGGCCCTGGAGTACTACGTGGGCACGTTGCTGGCGCGCGTTGGCCGCGGTCTCGAAGCGAGACTGCGCGTCGCCATTCTTGAAAAGCTGCCACGGTTCGAGGATGCCTACCTCCGAAGCCGGCCGACGTCGGACATGGCATCGAGAGCACACGCATTGCACATGATCCGCCAAGGCCCCCCGCTCGCGTCACGTATTGTCACCGTCGTTGCGTCGTACCTTGCAACGTTGACGACGTTCGTATGGCTCGAGCCATCATCGCTCGGCCTCGCCGTTGCCGCGGTCCTTGTCGGCGTCGGGCTGCCGTATGTCATGCGCAAGCCGCTCTCGGAGAAGGTCGCGCGTCTGTGGACCCACACCTCGGCGCTGGACCGCTTCTATCTCGATGCGCTGAAGGGTGCCGTTCCGCTCCGCGCGCATACCGCAGAGGCTGGGCTGCGGCGCGAGCACGAGTCGCTCCTCGTGGAATGGGCGCGCACCGCCAGAGGGGTTCTCGAGCAGAGCACGTGGACACGCGGTGCGCAGGCGCTGGCCGGAACGTCCATTGTTGTGGCTCTCGTGACCGCCTACGTGGCGTCGGGGGGAACTCCGGCCCGGCTTCTTCTGATCACGTTTTTTGCGCTGCGCCTTCCGTCGTTGGGAGAGGAGCTCTCCGGGCAGCTGCTCGGGTCACACGAGACGCTGAACGCGGCGCACCGCATGTTCGCGCCACTCGCAGGCAAGGAGGCGGAATCGTCGGAGCAAGCGCGCCCCAGGCAATCACCGGACTCGAACTCGGGCGTTGCCCTTGCGATGCACAACGTCACGGTCTGTGCCACGGGGCACGACCTGCTTCGTCGCATCAACTTGACCATCCGCCCTGGGGAGCACGTCGCCATCGTCGGAGCGTCCGGGGCGGGCAAGTCGTCACTCATTGCCGTTCTTCTTGGATGGCTGAGTGCAAAGGAGGGCGCCGTACTCGTCGATGGGGACTCCCTTCAACCGTCCACGCTGCGGCGAAGTACCGTGTGGGTCGACCCGCAAGTCGCGCTGTGGAATCGTTCGCTCCTCGATAACATCACCTACGGGGCGCCCGCGGACGCTTTGGGCGGAGCTGGGAAAGCGATTGGCGCCGCCGAGTTGCGCGACGTGCTTGAGCGCCTTCCAGACGGTTTGCAGACCCGGTTAGGGGAAGGGGGATCGCGGCTGTCTGGCGGCGAAGGGCAGCGCGTTCGGATCGGACGTGCCCTCGTACGCGAAAACGTGCGGCTGGTGCTGCTCGACGAAGCATTCCGCGGGCTTGAGCGACCTCGGCGACGTGCCCTCGTCCAACGCGCCCGCGCAGCGTGGCCGCACGCAACGATGCTCGTTGTGAGCCATGACGTTAGCGATACCCTCGACTTCGACCGTGTGATCCTGATGGACAGCGGTGCGATCGCAGAAGAGGGTTGCCCGGCCGAACTCCTGTCGGCCCCCACGCGCTACCGAGCTCTCGCGCTCGCGGACCGCACTGCAAGGGCCAACCTCCTTTCGGGAACCGTGTGGAAACGACTGCGTCTCGAAGGCGGGCGGCTTCGCGCTGCGGCAGAGGAATCGGTGGAGCGGTGA
- a CDS encoding HlyD family efflux transporter periplasmic adaptor subunit — MATSFSRTLRSLERDAGRKRWPTALLAILIFGGWGTWLTLARVAVYAVTSNGRLEVAEIAHPVAAADTGRVTEMYVALDREVQKGDILLVLDTTLERKKLDEATARLSSLQPRMAAVQEQLAAESSVRNLQSKSSLANVERARIEQRRAEALASNQEHILKIKGRLRAEELTTAVDALNAEREAAESRHNAQSAKVDVDRLRVMGRYDDERAHSRVAELRRELADIEGEQVTTQALVETTRATIELKTVRSPASGRLGNITALQIGAVVRAGDVVATVVPHQRVHVVANFAPAEAVGRIVPGQRARVRMTGFAWTQYGLLSATVGRVANEPRDGTIRVELGLDAVSAAQGIPIQHGLPGAVEVEVERVAPWRLLFRAIGYAVVDGAAVRPADSSSTPGPGEARR; from the coding sequence ATGGCTACGTCGTTTTCTCGGACCTTGCGGTCCCTCGAACGGGATGCTGGACGGAAACGCTGGCCGACGGCGCTGCTGGCCATCCTGATCTTTGGAGGGTGGGGGACATGGCTGACGCTCGCCCGGGTAGCCGTCTATGCGGTGACGTCGAATGGTCGGCTTGAGGTCGCCGAAATCGCTCACCCCGTGGCGGCAGCCGACACCGGCCGAGTTACCGAGATGTACGTCGCGCTCGATCGTGAAGTCCAGAAGGGGGACATCCTCCTGGTGCTCGACACGACGCTCGAGCGGAAGAAGCTCGACGAGGCGACAGCGCGCCTTTCATCCCTACAGCCCCGTATGGCCGCCGTACAAGAACAGCTCGCTGCAGAGTCGAGCGTGCGAAACCTGCAATCGAAGAGCAGTTTGGCAAACGTCGAACGGGCGCGGATCGAGCAAAGGCGCGCGGAGGCTCTCGCTTCGAATCAGGAGCACATCCTGAAGATCAAGGGGCGGCTTCGCGCCGAGGAACTTACGACGGCTGTGGACGCCCTTAATGCGGAGCGGGAGGCCGCCGAGAGCCGACATAATGCGCAAAGCGCGAAGGTAGACGTGGACCGCCTTCGGGTGATGGGGCGATACGACGATGAGCGGGCCCACTCGCGCGTCGCCGAGCTTCGTCGCGAGCTTGCCGACATCGAGGGGGAGCAGGTGACCACGCAAGCCCTTGTCGAGACAACCCGTGCGACCATCGAGCTGAAAACGGTACGGTCTCCAGCGTCGGGGCGCCTCGGAAACATCACAGCGCTTCAAATTGGAGCTGTCGTTCGCGCGGGAGACGTGGTCGCCACCGTGGTGCCGCATCAGAGGGTTCACGTCGTGGCGAACTTTGCTCCGGCCGAGGCCGTCGGACGCATCGTGCCCGGACAGCGCGCGCGCGTAAGGATGACGGGCTTTGCCTGGACGCAGTACGGTCTGTTGAGCGCGACCGTGGGGCGGGTGGCGAACGAGCCACGCGACGGGACGATTCGCGTGGAACTGGGGCTCGACGCCGTCTCGGCGGCGCAAGGCATTCCAATTCAGCACGGATTGCCAGGGGCCGTGGAGGTCGAAGTCGAGCGCGTCGCCCCCTGGCGATTGCTCTTCCGCGCGATCGGCTATGCCGTTGTGGACGGTGCCGCGGTGCGGCCGGCGGATAGCTCCTCGACGCCAGGACCTGGGGAGGCTCGCCGATGA
- a CDS encoding ATP-binding cassette domain-containing protein has translation MHRWLDIAWAEERVEEVLTLLAREAGIPTRTSTGREGAALTRLPAGADRIGLAADTLGLEAESVSCTYSEVLGTLRRIGPGLIRVSDRESPRLLAVIRCDADAAVILTPAGSRVRVPYGPLVARLTAPLEGGPGKRVDQWLARMQLSPRRAVRARDHLLRHVIGGRRLEGLWILRGHASTSFLRELHHHGASRRVLFFSGAAIVQILLSVGGWILLGRGALDGVVQTGWLVAWVLVVLSGVGAQLVSSWSAGQLAIDIGVQLKRRLLTGALCIEADEIVHRGSGALLATVAESATVERSGFSGVVGTLTSAIQLIAAALVLSVGAGGRPHALLLVAFVAAIIAGNLYTARRRARWSAQRFAMTNDFVEKVIGNRTRVVQQAPEDWHIEEDRALESYMAASEHLDHAQHLLARLPSRAWFGIGMLGILPALLWGQDDRAAIAISVVGILQAQGGLVSLSGALSDLMAALVAWRGISPLFEAATLADPAASPAAVALTRSAPVNAQVPILEAQGLTFSYPTLGNATITECDLVLRDGDRILLEGASGSGKSTLVSLLSGLELPTSGLLLLRGFDRSTLGGLGWKRSVSSAPQFHKNHVFANTLAFNLLMGRSWPPAEGDLKKAETICRELGLGPLLDRMPSRLDQVVGETGWQLSHGERSRIFLARALLQDAEVVFLDETFGALDPLTMQTCMDCAKRHARTLVIVGHH, from the coding sequence ATGCACCGGTGGCTTGACATCGCATGGGCGGAAGAGCGGGTGGAGGAGGTCCTTACCTTGCTCGCGCGCGAGGCGGGGATCCCGACTCGCACGTCCACCGGACGCGAAGGCGCGGCCCTGACCAGACTCCCCGCGGGCGCCGACCGGATCGGACTCGCTGCCGACACCCTCGGCCTCGAGGCGGAATCCGTATCCTGTACGTACAGCGAGGTCTTAGGGACCTTACGGCGGATAGGTCCGGGGCTCATTCGGGTTTCCGACCGCGAAAGCCCGCGCCTGCTCGCCGTCATTCGGTGCGATGCCGACGCGGCCGTCATTCTCACCCCAGCGGGATCGAGAGTCCGGGTGCCGTACGGGCCTCTCGTCGCCCGACTCACTGCGCCGTTGGAAGGGGGGCCTGGAAAACGCGTGGACCAATGGCTTGCCCGAATGCAACTCTCCCCGAGACGGGCCGTCCGCGCACGCGACCATCTGCTCCGTCACGTCATCGGCGGCCGCCGGCTCGAGGGGCTGTGGATACTCCGAGGCCACGCGTCGACGAGCTTTCTTCGCGAGCTTCACCACCATGGGGCATCGCGAAGAGTCCTGTTCTTTTCCGGGGCGGCCATCGTCCAGATCCTGCTTAGCGTTGGCGGCTGGATCCTCCTCGGACGCGGCGCGCTCGACGGAGTTGTGCAAACGGGCTGGCTGGTGGCCTGGGTGCTCGTGGTTCTCAGCGGCGTCGGAGCCCAACTCGTGAGCTCGTGGAGCGCCGGGCAACTCGCGATCGATATCGGAGTCCAACTCAAGAGGCGCCTTCTCACGGGCGCGCTCTGCATCGAGGCCGATGAGATCGTGCACCGAGGCTCCGGCGCCCTGCTCGCGACCGTGGCCGAGTCCGCGACCGTGGAGAGGTCTGGATTCTCGGGCGTGGTCGGCACGCTGACGTCAGCCATTCAGCTGATTGCCGCAGCGCTCGTCCTATCCGTCGGCGCGGGGGGCAGACCGCACGCGCTGCTCTTGGTCGCGTTTGTCGCAGCGATCATCGCGGGTAACCTCTACACAGCACGACGCAGGGCTCGTTGGAGCGCGCAGCGCTTCGCAATGACGAACGACTTCGTCGAGAAGGTGATCGGCAATCGAACGCGCGTGGTCCAGCAAGCCCCAGAGGATTGGCATATCGAGGAGGACCGAGCACTGGAAAGCTACATGGCAGCGTCCGAACACCTCGACCACGCACAGCACTTACTCGCGCGACTACCTTCGCGTGCATGGTTTGGGATCGGGATGCTTGGAATCCTGCCAGCTTTGCTGTGGGGACAAGACGATCGCGCTGCCATCGCCATTTCCGTCGTTGGTATTCTCCAAGCGCAGGGTGGACTCGTTTCGCTCTCCGGGGCGCTGTCCGATCTCATGGCCGCACTCGTCGCTTGGCGCGGCATAAGCCCCTTGTTTGAAGCGGCGACCCTCGCCGATCCCGCCGCCTCGCCCGCCGCCGTGGCTCTGACGCGGAGCGCGCCCGTGAACGCGCAGGTGCCGATCCTCGAGGCGCAAGGGCTGACCTTTTCGTACCCCACCCTTGGCAATGCGACGATCACCGAATGTGACCTCGTTTTGCGAGACGGTGACCGCATCCTCCTCGAGGGGGCATCCGGTAGCGGCAAGTCGACGTTGGTGTCCCTTCTCTCGGGACTCGAGCTACCAACCAGCGGACTGCTGTTGCTACGAGGCTTCGACCGATCCACCTTGGGCGGACTTGGCTGGAAACGGTCCGTATCGAGCGCTCCGCAATTTCACAAGAATCACGTGTTTGCCAACACGCTCGCCTTCAACCTCCTCATGGGGCGCTCCTGGCCCCCGGCCGAAGGGGATCTGAAGAAAGCGGAAACGATTTGCCGAGAGCTCGGGCTCGGCCCACTTCTCGATCGAATGCCTTCGCGGTTGGATCAGGTCGTTGGAGAGACGGGGTGGCAGCTCTCGCATGGTGAGAGAAGCCGGATCTTTCTCGCGCGCGCGCTCCTGCAGGATGCAGAGGTCGTCTTTTTGGACGAAACCTTCGGTGCACTGGACCCGCTGACGATGCAGACGTGCATGGATTGCGCAAAACGGCATGCACGAACGCTCGTCATTGTGGGCCACCACTGA
- a CDS encoding sigma 54-interacting transcriptional regulator, whose amino-acid sequence MSASDHCEPGGQSLPILMAPEMRNLLHRADLFAASSLTILILGETGVGKELIAERVHRRSPRRCGNMLKVNCASLAESLVESELFGHERGAFTGALAQREGLFEAADGGTLFLDEVGELSPVVQAKLLRVLECGEIVRVGATKPVRVDVRIVAATHRDLAQLVRIGRFREDLYFRLTGAELHVPPLRKRQLDIEPLAIHFADRMARSLGRPVPQISSKAIHILLLHPWPGNVRELKLVIERAVVVCQGDTLGAECLEFPRRDVRVEETKDGHDEFDERSRIIKALQKTNGNQTRAAELLGMTRRSLVNKLDRYEIARPRKRALDERSATRIAGGGVLVDASLTRGVARNEST is encoded by the coding sequence ATGAGCGCGAGCGATCACTGTGAACCCGGCGGACAATCTTTGCCCATTTTGATGGCGCCCGAAATGCGCAACCTTCTACATCGCGCCGATCTCTTTGCGGCCTCCAGTTTGACAATACTGATATTGGGCGAAACTGGCGTCGGGAAAGAGCTCATTGCGGAACGGGTCCATCGGCGTTCGCCGCGCCGTTGTGGCAATATGCTCAAAGTCAATTGCGCTTCTTTGGCCGAAAGCCTTGTGGAGAGCGAGCTTTTTGGGCATGAGCGAGGAGCTTTTACGGGAGCACTTGCACAACGAGAAGGCCTATTCGAAGCGGCTGACGGCGGGACGCTTTTCCTGGACGAGGTAGGGGAGCTGTCACCCGTTGTTCAGGCCAAGCTCCTTCGTGTTTTGGAATGTGGAGAGATCGTAAGAGTCGGCGCGACCAAACCGGTTCGCGTCGATGTCCGTATTGTCGCGGCCACGCATCGCGACCTTGCCCAACTCGTGAGGATTGGACGTTTTCGTGAGGATCTCTACTTTCGGCTCACCGGCGCAGAGCTCCACGTCCCCCCGCTCCGAAAGCGTCAGCTCGACATCGAACCTCTCGCGATCCACTTCGCAGATCGAATGGCGCGTAGCCTCGGGAGACCTGTCCCGCAAATTAGCAGCAAGGCAATTCATATACTCTTGTTGCATCCGTGGCCTGGCAACGTACGTGAGCTGAAGCTGGTCATCGAGCGTGCCGTCGTCGTCTGCCAGGGAGACACGCTGGGAGCGGAGTGCTTGGAATTTCCCCGTCGGGATGTGCGGGTAGAGGAGACGAAAGACGGTCACGACGAGTTTGACGAGCGATCTCGAATCATCAAGGCGCTTCAGAAGACGAATGGGAATCAGACGAGGGCCGCGGAGTTGCTCGGGATGACACGGCGTTCGCTTGTGAACAAGCTCGACCGGTATGAGATCGCTCGCCCCCGAAAGCGTGCGCTGGACGAGCGGAGCGCTACGCGCATCGCAGGGGGTGGCGTTCTCGTCGACGCAAGCCTCACGCGCGGCGTCGCGCGCAACGAGTCGACATAG